A single window of Fischerella sp. PCC 9605 DNA harbors:
- a CDS encoding phosphomannose isomerase type II C-terminal cupin domain: MAQIQETTQTHALPLPPAVTPRGVAATELRPWGSFTVLEEGRGYKIKRIEVKPGHRLSLQMHHHRSEHWIVVSGTARVICGDQEVLLSNNQSTYVPQCTAHRLENPGVIPLVLIEVQNGEYLGEDDIIRFQDDYARTKED, encoded by the coding sequence ATGGCTCAAATTCAAGAAACAACACAAACTCATGCGCTACCTTTGCCTCCAGCCGTCACCCCCAGGGGTGTTGCAGCAACAGAACTGCGCCCTTGGGGTTCTTTTACGGTTTTGGAAGAAGGGCGCGGATATAAAATTAAGCGCATTGAAGTTAAGCCCGGACACCGCCTTAGCCTGCAAATGCATCATCATCGCAGCGAACACTGGATCGTGGTATCTGGTACTGCTCGGGTGATTTGTGGCGATCAAGAAGTGCTGTTAAGCAATAACCAATCCACATATGTACCTCAATGCACAGCTCATCGCTTAGAGAATCCTGGCGTAATTCCCTTGGTATTAATTGAAGTACAAAACGGCGAATACTTGGGTGAGGATGATATTATCCGCTTTCAAGACGATTATGCCCGTACTAAAGAAGATTAA
- a CDS encoding DUF456 domain-containing protein, which yields MQIIYLLLLALMVVGIIGSVVPAIPGASLILIAIIIWGFVKGSFADVSTPLIVTGVVLILSIAVDWLAAYLGAKKAGASNWGQIGAIIGLIAGFLGLLPALPVGGPLLGMLIGPLLGAIIGEFLYRRNLVLAVKAGIGIVVGSVIGNLIQGLLAIAAVVVFLVTTWPQVFGT from the coding sequence ATGCAAATTATCTATTTGTTACTGCTTGCCTTAATGGTTGTAGGCATCATCGGCTCTGTAGTTCCTGCTATCCCAGGTGCTAGCTTAATTTTAATTGCTATTATTATCTGGGGATTTGTAAAGGGTTCCTTTGCCGATGTTAGTACGCCGTTAATTGTTACAGGTGTAGTTTTAATCCTTAGTATCGCAGTAGACTGGCTAGCTGCTTACTTAGGTGCAAAAAAAGCAGGTGCTAGCAATTGGGGGCAAATAGGAGCAATTATCGGTTTAATTGCGGGATTTTTAGGATTATTGCCAGCTTTACCAGTAGGAGGGCCCTTATTAGGAATGCTAATCGGGCCTCTCTTAGGAGCAATTATCGGTGAATTCCTGTACCGAAGAAATTTAGTTCTAGCTGTGAAAGCAGGTATAGGAATTGTAGTCGGTAGTGTAATTGGGAATTTAATTCAGGGGTTATTAGCGATCGCAGCAGTTGTAGTTTTCCTGGTCACGACTTGGCCGCAAGTATTTGGCACTTAG
- the rpsL gene encoding 30S ribosomal protein S12 produces the protein MPTIQQLIRNEREKARQKTKSPALKQCPQRRGVCTRVYTTTPKKPNSALRKVARVRLTSGFEVTAYIPGIGHNLQEHSVVMIRGGRVKDLPGVRYHIIRGTLDTAGVKDRKQGRSKYGTKRPK, from the coding sequence ATGCCAACAATACAGCAGCTAATACGTAACGAACGCGAAAAAGCGCGTCAGAAAACCAAGTCCCCAGCTCTGAAGCAATGCCCGCAACGTCGGGGCGTTTGTACCAGAGTATACACGACCACACCGAAGAAACCTAACTCGGCTCTGCGTAAAGTAGCAAGGGTGCGACTAACATCTGGTTTTGAAGTCACAGCTTACATTCCAGGAATTGGTCACAACTTGCAAGAACACTCTGTTGTAATGATTCGTGGCGGTCGGGTCAAGGACTTACCAGGCGTGAGATACCACATTATTCGTGGCACTTTAGATACAGCCGGAGTCAAAGACCGCAAGCAAGGTCGCTCCAAGTATGGAACCAAGCGTCCGAAATAA
- a CDS encoding HesB/IscA family protein, producing MIHLSQAAASEIERLKSKQPNFLVRLAVKPGGCSGWYYDMSFDETLKSGDRTFECNGIQVIIDAESLDYVNGLTVDYSEDLMGGGFRFHNPQATATCGCGNSFSISQELVVSG from the coding sequence ATGATTCATCTGAGTCAAGCAGCTGCAAGTGAAATTGAACGATTAAAGTCTAAGCAGCCAAATTTCCTGGTTAGATTGGCTGTTAAACCCGGAGGTTGTTCTGGGTGGTATTACGATATGTCCTTTGATGAAACACTCAAAAGCGGCGATCGCACCTTTGAGTGTAATGGCATTCAAGTAATCATAGACGCTGAAAGTCTAGATTATGTTAATGGTTTGACTGTGGATTATTCTGAGGATCTTATGGGCGGTGGATTTCGCTTCCATAACCCTCAAGCAACTGCTACTTGTGGTTGTGGTAATTCTTTTTCTATTAGTCAAGAGTTAGTAGTTAGTGGTTAG
- a CDS encoding glutamate synthase-related protein has translation MNKKSVNQDQEMRFTDASSGCTYQGQRWLVEERDACGVGFIAHRHNHPSHEIVSKALAALTCLEHRGGCSADQDSGDGAGILTAIPWELFQKEFTARGMQLPTGNNIAVGMIFLPQNPQAAQKAKATVEQVATEEKLTVLGWREVPLQPNLLGVQARENQPQIEQVFVASQDNSGDELERQLYVTRRRIVKAIRTHNQNWSEEFYICSLSSRTIVYKGMVRSAVLGDFYLDLKNPDYQSAFAVYHRRFSTNTMPKWPLAQPMRLLGHNGEINTLLGNINWMTARQAILEHPVWGLRLEELKPFVHIDNSDSATLDNVLELMVRSGRSPLEALMIMVPEAYQNQPELRNYPEIVDFYEYYSGLQEAWDGPALLVFGDGLKVGATLDRNGLRPARYCITKDDYIIVASEAGVVEVNEANIIEKGRLGPGQMIAVDLETHEVLKNWEIKQRVAKRQPYGEWLRQHRQELKSLVNGHLSLVNGKGNLTNDNGNGLQTTNTQQPTTTKIDRQTLLQHQVAFGYTTEDVEMVIQPMAMEGKEPTFCMGDDIPLAVLSEKLHLLYDYFKQRFAQVTNPAIDPLREKLVMSLKVELGERGNLLDPKPEYARRLKLESPVLTEAELEAIKQLDFAAVELSTLFVIANGPEGLKAAVKSLQAKAAEAVRSGAKILILSDKIPPTPRNSGGEGGIGSEYSYIPPLLAVGAVHHHLIDEGLRMKASLVVNTAQCWSTHHFACLIGYGAGAVCPYMALDTVRDWWADPKTQQFMERGKIATLTLEEAIGNYRQAVEAGLLKILSKMGISLLSSYQAAQIFEAIGIGGDLLELAFKGTTSRIGGLSVSDLAQEVLCFHSKAFPELTTKKLENLGFVQYRPGGEYHMNSPELAKALHKAVDGKNYDHYEVYKKYLQDRPLTALRDLLDFQSDRAPIPIEEVESVSEIVKRFCTGGMSLGALSREAHETLAIAMNRIGGKSNSGEGGEDPVRFTVLNDVDETGHSPTLAHLKGLRNGDTASSAIKQVASGRFGVTPEYLMSAKQIEIKIAQGAKPGEGGQLPGKKVSPYIAMLRRSKPGVTLISPPPHHDIYSIEDLAQLIFDLHQINPKAQVSVKLVAEIGIGTIAAGVAKANADIIQISGHDGGTGASPLSSIKHAGSPWELGLTEVHRVLMENSLRDRVILRVDGGFKSGWDVLMGALMGAEEFGFGSIAMIAEGCIMARICHTNNCPVGVASQKEELRKRFTGIPEHVVNFFYFIAEEVRSLLARLGYRTLSELVGRADLLKVRQGVHFNKTQTLNLDCLLQLPNAKENRSWLVHEEVHSNGAVLDDQLLSDPDIQAAIANHAVVTKTVAVVNTDRTVGARLAGAIASQYGDNGFAGQINLNFQGSVGQSFGAFNLPGMILTLEGEANDYVGKGMNGGEIIIKPPANATYDPAQNVIIGNTCLYGATGGMLFANGLAGERFAVRNSNGTAVIEGAGDHCCEYMTGGVIVILGKVGRNVGAGMTGGLAYFLDEDGTFPELVNQEIVKIQRVMTAAGEKQLKELIATHRDRTDSAKARMILENWQEFLPKFWQLVPPSEADGPEANPQQEKQLSTV, from the coding sequence ATGAATAAAAAATCGGTGAATCAAGACCAGGAAATGAGATTTACGGATGCTTCTTCAGGGTGTACTTACCAAGGACAAAGGTGGTTGGTAGAAGAACGAGATGCCTGTGGTGTAGGTTTTATTGCCCACCGTCACAATCATCCTAGTCACGAAATTGTGTCAAAAGCCTTAGCGGCTTTAACTTGTCTGGAACACCGAGGAGGTTGTAGTGCCGATCAAGACTCTGGTGATGGCGCAGGAATCTTGACCGCGATTCCGTGGGAGTTGTTCCAAAAAGAATTCACGGCACGAGGAATGCAACTCCCTACTGGTAACAATATCGCAGTCGGGATGATATTTTTACCACAAAACCCACAAGCAGCACAAAAAGCTAAGGCTACAGTTGAGCAAGTAGCAACTGAGGAAAAATTGACTGTACTGGGTTGGCGAGAAGTGCCACTACAGCCTAATTTACTGGGAGTGCAAGCTAGAGAAAATCAACCCCAAATTGAACAAGTTTTCGTAGCCTCCCAAGACAACAGTGGTGACGAACTCGAAAGGCAATTGTATGTTACCCGTCGTCGGATTGTTAAAGCAATCCGCACTCACAATCAAAACTGGTCTGAAGAATTTTACATCTGTTCCCTGTCCAGTCGCACAATTGTTTACAAAGGCATGGTGCGTTCTGCGGTCTTGGGTGACTTTTATCTTGATTTAAAAAACCCAGATTATCAAAGCGCTTTTGCTGTATATCACCGCCGCTTTAGCACCAACACCATGCCTAAATGGCCGTTGGCGCAACCAATGCGGCTTTTGGGTCACAACGGCGAAATCAATACCCTATTGGGCAATATCAACTGGATGACAGCCAGACAAGCAATTTTGGAGCATCCAGTGTGGGGCCTTCGCTTAGAAGAACTTAAGCCATTTGTCCATATTGATAATAGCGATTCTGCAACTTTAGATAACGTTCTGGAGTTAATGGTGCGCTCAGGACGCAGCCCCTTGGAAGCCCTAATGATTATGGTTCCGGAGGCTTACCAAAATCAGCCGGAATTGCGTAATTATCCTGAGATTGTCGATTTCTATGAATACTACAGCGGTCTGCAAGAAGCATGGGATGGGCCAGCACTTTTGGTATTCGGCGATGGGCTAAAGGTTGGTGCAACACTAGATCGCAATGGTTTAAGACCGGCTCGTTACTGCATCACCAAAGACGATTACATCATCGTTGCTTCTGAAGCAGGTGTTGTGGAGGTAAACGAAGCCAACATCATTGAAAAAGGTAGACTTGGGCCAGGGCAAATGATCGCCGTGGACTTGGAAACTCATGAGGTACTGAAGAACTGGGAAATTAAGCAGCGCGTTGCTAAACGACAACCCTATGGAGAATGGTTGCGACAGCACCGTCAAGAACTTAAGTCCTTGGTCAATGGTCATTTGTCATTAGTCAATGGCAAAGGAAATTTGACAAATGACAACGGTAATGGACTCCAAACAACCAACACCCAACAACCAACAACAACTAAAATCGACAGACAAACTTTGTTGCAGCATCAAGTTGCCTTTGGCTACACCACAGAAGATGTAGAAATGGTGATTCAGCCAATGGCAATGGAAGGCAAAGAGCCGACTTTCTGCATGGGTGATGATATTCCTTTAGCGGTTCTGTCAGAGAAACTCCACTTGCTGTACGACTATTTCAAACAGCGCTTTGCTCAGGTGACGAACCCTGCCATCGATCCCCTACGGGAAAAGTTGGTGATGTCCTTAAAAGTCGAACTGGGTGAACGGGGTAATTTGTTAGATCCCAAGCCAGAATATGCTCGCAGGCTGAAACTAGAGTCGCCAGTACTGACAGAAGCAGAATTAGAGGCAATTAAGCAGTTAGATTTTGCTGCTGTTGAGTTGTCTACGCTGTTTGTCATTGCTAACGGCCCAGAAGGGTTGAAAGCAGCAGTCAAGTCTTTGCAAGCAAAAGCGGCGGAGGCGGTGCGCTCAGGTGCGAAGATTTTAATTTTGAGTGACAAGATCCCCCCAACCCCCCGAAATTCGGGGGGCGAAGGGGGGATCGGTTCCGAATACTCCTATATTCCTCCCCTGTTGGCTGTAGGTGCAGTACACCATCACCTGATCGATGAAGGACTGCGGATGAAAGCGTCTCTAGTAGTCAATACGGCTCAATGCTGGAGTACCCATCACTTTGCTTGTTTAATTGGCTACGGTGCTGGCGCAGTTTGCCCGTATATGGCTTTGGACACAGTGCGTGATTGGTGGGCAGATCCCAAAACGCAACAGTTTATGGAGCGAGGTAAAATTGCTACCCTCACTCTAGAGGAAGCTATTGGCAATTATCGCCAGGCAGTAGAAGCTGGTTTGCTAAAAATCCTCTCTAAAATGGGAATTTCGCTGCTATCGAGCTATCAAGCAGCGCAAATCTTTGAGGCTATTGGTATCGGTGGGGATTTGCTAGAACTGGCTTTCAAGGGTACGACTTCCCGCATCGGTGGTTTGAGTGTCAGCGACTTGGCGCAAGAAGTGCTGTGTTTCCACAGCAAGGCTTTCCCAGAACTGACAACCAAGAAATTAGAAAACCTGGGCTTTGTCCAGTATCGTCCCGGTGGCGAATACCACATGAATAGCCCCGAACTTGCCAAAGCGCTGCATAAGGCTGTTGACGGCAAGAACTACGACCACTACGAAGTGTACAAGAAGTACCTGCAAGACAGACCTTTGACAGCATTGCGGGATTTGCTCGACTTCCAAAGCGATCGCGCTCCCATTCCGATTGAGGAAGTAGAATCGGTTAGCGAGATCGTCAAGCGCTTCTGTACAGGCGGTATGTCTTTGGGGGCGTTATCGCGGGAAGCTCATGAAACTTTGGCGATCGCCATGAACCGCATTGGCGGTAAATCTAACTCTGGGGAAGGCGGCGAAGATCCAGTACGTTTCACAGTCTTGAATGATGTCGATGAAACTGGTCACTCGCCCACCCTCGCTCACTTAAAAGGATTGCGAAACGGTGATACCGCTTCCAGCGCGATCAAACAAGTCGCTTCGGGACGCTTTGGCGTGACGCCAGAGTACCTGATGAGTGCCAAACAAATTGAAATCAAAATCGCCCAAGGTGCGAAACCAGGGGAAGGCGGACAACTACCAGGGAAAAAGGTCAGTCCTTATATTGCCATGCTACGGCGCTCCAAGCCTGGTGTAACGTTAATTTCACCGCCACCGCACCACGATATCTATTCGATTGAAGACTTGGCACAGTTGATTTTTGACTTGCATCAAATCAACCCGAAAGCACAAGTGTCGGTGAAGCTAGTTGCAGAAATCGGTATCGGTACGATCGCTGCGGGTGTGGCTAAGGCTAACGCTGATATCATCCAGATTTCCGGTCACGATGGCGGTACAGGAGCCTCACCTCTAAGTTCGATTAAGCACGCGGGCTCTCCGTGGGAACTCGGCTTAACTGAAGTGCATCGCGTTCTGATGGAAAATAGCCTGCGCGATCGCGTCATTTTGCGCGTGGATGGCGGGTTCAAGAGTGGCTGGGATGTGCTGATGGGCGCATTGATGGGAGCAGAAGAATTTGGTTTCGGTTCGATCGCCATGATTGCCGAAGGCTGTATTATGGCGCGGATCTGCCACACCAATAACTGTCCTGTAGGTGTTGCGTCTCAAAAAGAAGAACTGCGGAAACGGTTTACGGGTATCCCAGAACACGTAGTTAACTTCTTCTATTTTATTGCTGAGGAAGTACGCAGCTTATTGGCAAGACTCGGTTATCGAACGCTGTCGGAATTAGTTGGACGTGCCGATCTGTTGAAGGTGCGCCAAGGTGTGCATTTCAACAAGACACAAACATTGAACCTTGATTGTTTGCTACAGCTACCAAATGCGAAAGAAAATCGCAGTTGGTTGGTGCATGAAGAAGTTCACAGCAACGGTGCGGTGTTGGATGACCAATTACTTAGCGATCCCGACATTCAAGCAGCGATCGCCAACCATGCTGTTGTGACTAAGACTGTGGCTGTTGTCAACACCGATCGGACTGTGGGCGCACGCCTAGCAGGAGCGATCGCGTCCCAATACGGTGACAATGGCTTTGCTGGGCAAATAAACCTCAACTTCCAAGGAAGTGTAGGACAAAGCTTTGGCGCTTTCAACCTGCCTGGTATGATTCTCACCTTAGAAGGGGAAGCGAACGACTATGTCGGTAAAGGAATGAACGGTGGTGAAATTATTATTAAGCCGCCTGCAAATGCTACCTACGACCCTGCACAAAACGTGATCATTGGCAATACCTGCCTTTACGGTGCGACCGGTGGAATGTTGTTTGCCAACGGTTTAGCTGGCGAACGCTTTGCTGTACGGAACTCTAATGGTACGGCTGTCATCGAGGGAGCAGGCGATCACTGCTGTGAATACATGACTGGTGGCGTGATTGTCATCCTGGGCAAAGTTGGACGTAACGTTGGCGCTGGGATGACTGGTGGATTAGCGTACTTCTTGGATGAAGACGGTACTTTCCCTGAGTTAGTCAACCAGGAAATTGTGAAAATTCAACGAGTGATGACAGCAGCTGGTGAAAAGCAACTCAAGGAGTTAATCGCAACTCACCGCGATCGCACGGATTCGGCTAAGGCGAGGATGATTCTGGAAAACTGGCAAGAATTTTTGCCTAAGTTTTGGCAGTTAGTTCCGCCTTCTGAAGCTGATGGACCAGAAGCTAATCCTCAGCAAGAAAAACAGTTAAGTACGGTTTAG
- a CDS encoding phosphodiester glycosidase family protein: MVEVSNFCRQEGNTVSKQFNSRFVKVLVSPVIFSLLCLTANYNFAIASTSVPNSSTTQKELFQARIAQSPIEPKPISTPSPKLPAPPLKGVTFYGNQISVNGRIFSGAWLQRRLKAGQLTTHISDGALRQFIGADLLNSSSPVRQPIQWYSSLTQPLTLASILVGGYRYLDITQFAKTSAWQLQVQGNTLIISTPNAKLTDISQGKESFGERIIVNLDRPTPWQITQELPVKKNQPLPDDPNNPVPKPSSPTTREWTITLNGIADPVLIQRYTPPPPPPPPAIENIPIPLPSPENQLKQMVPGNDGTGVNRENTLPSFPPPPSSPSLEPPAPLPPPPLIKQVEVVNNQTLIRLEVPIGLAPLVSTLPNPNRLIIDVRPDAMVQRSINWAPGLNWRQQFVQLGQERFPIVWLEVNPRTVGINIKPILTNSGTLVGTAPIMQTAQQQLAVAAINGGYFNRNNRLPLGAIRRDGQWLSSPILNRGAIAWNDSGQFYMGRLTLLENLIIPNNQKLPIVSLNSGYVQSGIARYTPAWGASYHPLTDNEIILVVQKNQVTNQLQGGKAGQVSIPIPQDGYLLALRSNAVNSASVLPIGSSVRIDNSTYPAEFNSYPHILGAGPLLVLNRQIVLDGKGEKFSDAFIAQKAVRSAICTTATGNLTIAAVHNRVGGAGPTLAEHARLMQQMGCVNALNLDGGSSTSLYLGGQLLDRFPNTAARVHNGIGIFLQPRR; this comes from the coding sequence ATGGTAGAAGTGTCGAATTTTTGCCGACAAGAAGGCAATACAGTTTCAAAACAGTTCAATAGCAGATTTGTCAAGGTTCTGGTATCGCCAGTAATTTTTTCATTACTGTGCTTAACGGCTAATTATAATTTTGCGATCGCCAGTACAAGCGTCCCAAATTCGTCAACCACTCAGAAAGAACTTTTTCAGGCGAGGATTGCCCAGTCCCCGATTGAGCCTAAACCAATATCAACGCCGAGTCCAAAACTGCCTGCACCTCCTTTAAAGGGGGTAACATTCTATGGTAATCAAATTTCTGTTAATGGTCGAATTTTTTCAGGAGCGTGGTTGCAGCGACGCCTCAAAGCAGGTCAGTTAACAACTCATATCAGCGATGGGGCACTCAGGCAATTTATTGGAGCAGATTTACTAAATAGTAGCAGTCCCGTCCGACAGCCCATACAGTGGTATTCTTCCCTCACCCAACCACTGACTTTAGCAAGCATATTAGTGGGAGGATATCGCTATTTAGATATTACTCAATTTGCCAAAACATCTGCATGGCAGCTGCAAGTTCAGGGTAACACTTTGATAATATCCACACCCAACGCGAAACTCACAGATATTAGTCAAGGTAAAGAATCATTTGGAGAGCGCATCATTGTCAATTTAGATCGCCCTACTCCCTGGCAAATTACCCAAGAGTTACCAGTCAAAAAAAATCAGCCCCTACCCGACGATCCCAATAACCCAGTTCCCAAACCTTCCTCGCCAACAACTAGAGAGTGGACAATTACCCTCAATGGCATTGCCGATCCGGTTTTAATCCAGCGTTATACACCACCTCCACCACCTCCGCCACCGGCCATAGAAAATATTCCCATTCCTTTACCATCTCCAGAAAACCAATTGAAGCAGATGGTTCCAGGAAATGACGGAACAGGAGTAAACAGAGAAAATACTTTACCATCTTTCCCTCCTCCTCCATCTTCTCCATCTCTGGAACCCCCTGCACCACTTCCCCCACCTCCACTAATCAAGCAAGTAGAGGTAGTCAACAACCAAACGTTAATTCGTCTGGAGGTTCCCATCGGTTTAGCACCTCTAGTGAGTACTTTACCGAACCCCAACCGCCTGATTATTGATGTTCGACCCGATGCGATGGTGCAACGTTCGATTAATTGGGCACCGGGATTAAACTGGCGACAGCAGTTTGTGCAATTAGGTCAAGAACGCTTTCCTATTGTTTGGTTAGAAGTGAATCCTCGCACTGTTGGGATCAACATAAAACCGATTCTGACGAACTCCGGCACCCTTGTGGGAACTGCTCCGATTATGCAAACGGCACAACAGCAATTAGCGGTAGCAGCGATTAATGGTGGTTATTTTAACCGTAATAATCGATTACCTTTGGGTGCGATTCGTCGGGATGGTCAGTGGTTGTCAAGTCCGATTTTGAACCGAGGTGCGATCGCCTGGAATGATTCTGGACAATTTTATATGGGTCGTCTGACTCTTTTGGAAAATCTGATTATCCCTAACAACCAGAAATTGCCGATTGTTTCTCTCAATAGCGGCTACGTCCAAAGTGGCATAGCCCGTTACACCCCTGCGTGGGGAGCAAGTTATCATCCCTTAACCGACAACGAAATTATCCTCGTTGTCCAGAAAAACCAAGTTACCAATCAATTACAAGGAGGCAAAGCAGGTCAAGTTTCTATCCCTATTCCTCAGGATGGATATCTGCTCGCCTTACGTAGTAATGCTGTCAACAGTGCCTCAGTCTTACCTATCGGTTCTTCAGTTCGCATCGATAATTCTACTTACCCTGCCGAATTTAATAGTTATCCTCATATCTTGGGAGCAGGGCCACTGCTAGTGCTAAATCGCCAAATTGTCCTCGATGGCAAAGGCGAAAAATTCAGCGATGCCTTCATTGCCCAAAAAGCTGTCCGTAGCGCCATCTGCACAACTGCAACAGGCAACCTTACGATCGCTGCTGTGCACAATCGTGTAGGGGGTGCTGGGCCTACATTGGCAGAACACGCACGGTTAATGCAGCAAATGGGATGCGTGAATGCTTTGAATTTGGATGGCGGTAGTTCAACTAGTCTTTATTTAGGAGGACAACTTCTAGATCGTTTTCCCAACACAGCTGCTCGTGTTCATAACGGCATAGGAATTTTCTTGCAACCCCGTCGGTAA
- a CDS encoding cofactor assembly of complex C subunit B, which produces MAKSDPNRILRRLPIVVGGLGAVLLLINRLLTPDITDSQARADVLGVILSGVLILTGLLWQQVQPQLPDAVELIGEEGFVLAPDLPERIKIELAWASHLLLTNTVTRSLVVFYQGQVLLRRGILSTKSEVTIGPILKRVLETQKPVYLVNLKVYPGKIEFDYLPENTQGIICQPIGNKGVLILGANAPRSYTKQDENWIAGIADKLAVTLGEVMGNE; this is translated from the coding sequence ATGGCTAAATCTGACCCAAATCGCATTTTGCGGCGTCTACCTATTGTTGTTGGTGGATTAGGTGCTGTACTTTTGCTGATTAATCGGTTGCTGACACCAGATATAACAGACTCCCAAGCCCGTGCAGATGTCCTAGGTGTGATTTTAAGTGGGGTGTTAATTTTGACTGGTTTGCTTTGGCAGCAGGTACAACCCCAACTGCCTGATGCGGTAGAACTAATTGGAGAAGAAGGTTTTGTACTTGCTCCAGATTTGCCAGAGAGAATCAAAATAGAACTAGCTTGGGCATCTCATTTGTTATTAACTAACACAGTAACGCGATCGCTCGTGGTTTTTTATCAAGGTCAAGTTTTGTTGCGACGCGGAATTTTAAGCACAAAATCAGAGGTGACAATAGGGCCAATTTTAAAGCGGGTACTAGAAACACAAAAACCCGTTTATTTGGTTAATTTAAAAGTCTATCCAGGAAAAATTGAATTTGATTATTTACCAGAAAATACCCAAGGAATAATTTGTCAACCTATAGGCAACAAAGGCGTTTTAATTTTAGGGGCAAATGCTCCTCGTAGTTATACCAAACAAGATGAAAACTGGATCGCTGGAATTGCTGATAAATTAGCTGTTACTCTAGGTGAGGTAATGGGTAATGAGTAA